The proteins below are encoded in one region of Betaproteobacteria bacterium:
- a CDS encoding IS21 family transposase, whose amino-acid sequence MLNMEVIAEIRRRHWVSGESISSIARDLKLSRPTVRKHLATEVEPVHVRQQQAAPKLGAFQSVLESWLVTERHLPKGQRRTAQRLFEGLQTEGYRGAYDSVQRFVKQWKSAQTRPTIKEAFVPLVFAPGDACQFDWSQEHVEIGGAALTIKVAHFRLAYSRQMFVAAYPCETQEMVLDAHNRAFAFFGGVPNRLIYDNLKTVVDTILVGKDRHFNRRFMALANHYLFEPVACTPASGWEKGQIENQVGNVREWLFTPKARFESFAALNDWLATRCRELAERKHPVETTRTIADCFLQEGPSLRAITSTFDGYVEQMMRVSSTCLVRVERNRYSVPADFAGKVVSVRLYADKVRIVAESKVIADHERRFGRDQLICDPWHYLPVLEKKPGSLRNGAPFIGWDLPVPIQLVRDRVLKQPKGDRAFVELLLAAREVGLEALQVACELTLDGGVITAAVVMNELRRLTAPPQPKAISLPEQLRLQVEPQADCSRYDRLRGGQYVH is encoded by the coding sequence GTGTTAAACATGGAAGTCATAGCCGAAATCCGGCGTCGTCATTGGGTCAGCGGCGAGAGCATCAGCTCGATTGCGCGTGACCTGAAACTATCCCGTCCGACGGTGCGCAAGCACCTGGCTACCGAGGTCGAACCGGTCCACGTTCGTCAGCAACAAGCAGCCCCGAAACTGGGTGCATTCCAATCGGTACTGGAAAGCTGGCTGGTCACCGAGCGCCACCTTCCGAAGGGGCAACGGCGCACCGCCCAGCGACTCTTTGAAGGCTTGCAGACCGAGGGGTATCGCGGCGCCTACGACAGCGTTCAGCGCTTCGTAAAGCAGTGGAAGTCGGCACAAACGAGGCCGACGATCAAGGAAGCCTTCGTCCCGCTGGTCTTTGCCCCCGGTGACGCCTGCCAGTTTGACTGGAGCCAGGAACACGTCGAGATCGGCGGCGCTGCGCTGACCATCAAGGTCGCGCACTTCCGGCTCGCCTACAGCCGACAGATGTTTGTTGCCGCCTATCCCTGCGAAACACAGGAAATGGTCCTTGATGCCCACAACCGCGCCTTTGCCTTCTTCGGTGGCGTGCCCAATCGCCTGATTTACGACAATCTGAAGACGGTGGTCGACACCATTCTGGTCGGCAAGGATAGGCACTTCAATCGCCGCTTCATGGCGCTGGCCAACCACTACCTGTTCGAACCGGTGGCCTGCACGCCAGCCTCCGGCTGGGAGAAAGGACAAATCGAGAACCAGGTCGGCAACGTGCGTGAATGGCTATTCACGCCGAAAGCCCGCTTCGAGAGCTTTGCAGCGCTGAACGACTGGCTGGCCACCCGCTGCCGGGAATTGGCGGAACGCAAGCATCCGGTCGAAACGACCCGCACCATTGCTGACTGCTTTCTTCAGGAAGGCCCCAGCCTGCGGGCTATCACCAGCACCTTCGATGGCTACGTCGAACAGATGATGCGCGTTTCCAGCACCTGCCTGGTCCGCGTTGAGCGAAATCGCTACAGCGTGCCGGCCGACTTTGCTGGCAAGGTAGTCTCGGTGCGTTTATACGCCGACAAGGTACGGATCGTTGCGGAGAGCAAAGTCATTGCCGACCATGAACGGCGATTCGGGCGTGATCAACTGATCTGCGACCCCTGGCATTACCTGCCGGTACTTGAGAAGAAGCCGGGGTCGCTGCGTAATGGTGCCCCATTTATCGGCTGGGATTTGCCGGTGCCGATTCAGTTGGTGCGAGATCGTGTGCTGAAGCAGCCGAAAGGTGATCGGGCCTTTGTAGAACTGCTACTGGCTGCTCGCGAAGTCGGGCTGGAAGCCCTGCAAGTGGCGTGCGAATTGACACTGGATGGCGGCGTGATTACCGCGGCCGTCGTCATGAATGAACTGAGGCGGCTGACCGCGCCACCGCAGCCCAAGGCGATCAGTTTGCCGGAACAACTGCGTTTGCAGGTCGAACCGCAGGCTGATTGCAGTCGTTATGACCGTCTGCGCGGAGGCCAGTATGTCCATTGA
- a CDS encoding tyrosine-type recombinase/integrase — protein sequence MEPKIIAQRNAKIPMSPAVARDAPLPLKGDYILWDSRTRYLGLRVNAGGTKAWIVQKKLSDSPCKYKLGDFPDMTYTKACSLVADVVAKIAKGIDPNLEKRQQIRETSKMRAEESFTVAKCLYEYIDDKSTGGNPPKPLTTQDWNRSLNRIEADAVGSLPLVALTGSHLADYYDAAAKKAKRHTTNGGRTQAGRDLRYLRAAYNFGALKYQLNAKVGNPFEELNKLRKGWYAVRAKTNIVATVEGDLASWWVAVEGLRQQVKPWGSRDVIADYLQLALLWGGRRGETMSLTWDNINLKDGIVSIFAEDTKNSLKHVFPLTRYARLILERRYDINEKRAEPSPWVFPSHKLNRQGVLSHIVATNSAVTAVVKACGRDFSEHDLRRTFGTIFNELGLGDKSVRKALNHAADDTASKYYIQARIAKIRPIYQQYEDNLLVEAGVIKAPMPKIEVSGEQFAQFQAWLAAQGASG from the coding sequence GTGGAACCCAAGATTATAGCCCAACGCAACGCGAAAATCCCTATGTCGCCCGCGGTCGCGCGGGATGCCCCGTTACCACTTAAGGGGGACTATATTCTCTGGGACTCACGAACGCGATACTTAGGACTGCGCGTCAATGCTGGCGGCACAAAGGCTTGGATTGTGCAGAAGAAGCTCAGCGACTCTCCTTGCAAGTATAAGTTGGGCGATTTCCCCGACATGACTTACACGAAGGCATGTTCGTTGGTGGCCGACGTGGTCGCAAAGATAGCTAAAGGAATTGACCCAAATCTCGAGAAGCGCCAGCAAATACGCGAAACAAGCAAGATGCGCGCTGAAGAGTCTTTCACGGTCGCCAAGTGTCTGTATGAGTACATCGATGACAAATCGACTGGCGGCAATCCGCCAAAACCATTAACCACCCAGGATTGGAATCGGAGCCTGAACCGTATCGAGGCAGATGCCGTAGGCTCCCTTCCACTTGTGGCGCTGACCGGCAGTCATCTAGCGGATTATTACGATGCCGCAGCAAAGAAAGCTAAGCGCCACACAACGAACGGTGGCCGCACTCAAGCGGGTCGAGACCTGCGCTACCTGCGCGCAGCCTACAATTTCGGTGCGCTTAAGTATCAACTCAACGCTAAGGTGGGCAATCCGTTTGAGGAGCTCAACAAGCTCCGCAAGGGATGGTATGCCGTTCGCGCGAAGACTAACATTGTCGCTACAGTCGAAGGCGACCTAGCCAGCTGGTGGGTCGCGGTAGAGGGGCTTCGGCAACAAGTCAAGCCATGGGGCTCGAGGGACGTTATCGCTGATTACTTGCAGCTTGCTTTGCTGTGGGGTGGCCGGCGAGGCGAGACGATGTCGCTGACGTGGGACAACATAAATCTGAAGGATGGTATTGTCAGCATCTTCGCTGAGGATACGAAAAACAGTCTTAAGCATGTTTTCCCGCTGACTCGATACGCACGCTTGATACTGGAGCGGCGCTATGACATCAACGAGAAGCGAGCTGAGCCTTCTCCCTGGGTGTTTCCGTCGCACAAACTCAATCGGCAAGGAGTGCTGTCGCATATCGTTGCTACGAATAGCGCTGTAACGGCCGTTGTCAAAGCCTGCGGGCGCGACTTCTCGGAGCACGACCTCCGGCGCACGTTCGGTACGATTTTTAATGAGCTTGGTTTGGGTGATAAAAGCGTCCGCAAAGCGCTCAACCACGCGGCAGATGACACCGCATCGAAGTACTACATTCAAGCCCGCATCGCGAAGATTCGACCTATCTATCAGCAGTACGAAGATAACCTACTAGTCGAGGCTGGTGTAATCAAAGCGCCGATGCCTAAAATTGAGGTTAGCGGCGAGCAGTTCGCACAGTTCCAAGCCTGGCTTGCTGCGCAAGGCGCTTCTGGTTAG
- a CDS encoding methyl-accepting chemotaxis protein, whose amino-acid sequence MFFPWLNQGSTAFFGSRFNGFSRTASSKCSGYALSEQSASAKDIANKIELIAQGSDQSAQSIRNVASASLRMNELSELLKSMSSRFRIAH is encoded by the coding sequence TTGTTTTTCCCTTGGCTCAACCAAGGTTCAACCGCGTTTTTTGGAAGTCGCTTTAACGGGTTCAGCCGCACCGCTTCCTCCAAGTGCTCTGGTTACGCACTTTCAGAGCAATCGGCATCTGCCAAAGATATCGCCAACAAGATTGAGTTGATTGCTCAGGGCAGCGATCAAAGCGCGCAATCCATCCGCAATGTGGCAAGCGCCTCCTTGCGGATGAACGAGCTTTCTGAACTGCTGAAATCGATGTCATCCCGATTCCGGATCGCACATTAG
- a CDS encoding cyanophycinase: MFSFLPLTACARKLFAMTPRQAVCMSVMTVAVMASSHPAHAANKSKLSTYQSGKPVVGLPCEQLPTRTAVLMGGGADVKQAFSWMIEKINQCGASKLGNFVVIRVRGNPAYDSFINKQGALASVQTLVIPTRETADDPELDSYIQNAAAIWITGGDQGDYYATWKGTRLERLVHEQVKQHGIPIGGTSAGMMILSEFNYLASPNSITSADALADPYKTDAMTLAKDFWTDSDPINEPSPFPLLNATVTDSHFDTRDRMGRLTAFLGRVIADGWAAPGDARAVGVDQETALLLEYNDSKTQLPVMPVILSNPGVNGSAYILGAGKTSVLNIAPSQFTFTNIQVTKLSAGRTFNYLLHVNDGVMTSENNGGSLY; this comes from the coding sequence ATGTTTTCATTTCTACCGCTAACTGCCTGCGCCAGAAAATTGTTCGCCATGACACCTCGACAAGCGGTGTGTATGAGCGTGATGACCGTTGCAGTAATGGCCTCTTCTCATCCTGCGCATGCTGCCAACAAATCAAAGCTAAGTACCTATCAATCGGGAAAACCTGTAGTCGGCTTGCCATGTGAGCAGTTACCGACGCGAACAGCCGTGCTGATGGGCGGCGGAGCTGATGTCAAGCAGGCTTTCTCGTGGATGATCGAGAAAATCAATCAGTGCGGCGCCAGCAAACTGGGCAATTTTGTGGTCATTCGCGTACGCGGAAATCCCGCGTATGACAGCTTTATCAACAAGCAGGGAGCACTGGCCTCCGTGCAGACACTGGTCATTCCGACACGGGAAACTGCCGACGATCCCGAATTGGATTCCTATATCCAGAACGCCGCAGCGATCTGGATAACCGGCGGGGATCAAGGAGACTATTACGCCACCTGGAAGGGAACGCGCCTTGAACGTCTGGTTCATGAACAGGTCAAGCAACACGGAATTCCCATCGGTGGGACCAGCGCGGGGATGATGATACTCAGCGAATTCAATTACCTTGCGTCCCCGAATTCGATCACCTCCGCTGACGCACTTGCCGATCCCTACAAAACCGACGCCATGACATTGGCCAAGGACTTCTGGACTGACAGTGACCCCATCAACGAACCATCACCGTTTCCACTCCTCAACGCTACGGTGACCGACTCACACTTCGATACCCGCGATCGAATGGGTCGACTGACCGCCTTCCTTGGACGAGTTATTGCCGACGGCTGGGCTGCGCCAGGAGATGCTCGTGCGGTTGGGGTCGATCAGGAAACCGCGCTATTGCTGGAATATAACGATTCCAAGACGCAACTTCCGGTGATGCCAGTCATCCTCTCGAATCCGGGCGTCAACGGCTCGGCCTATATTCTTGGCGCCGGAAAGACATCAGTCCTCAACATCGCACCGTCCCAGTTCACTTTTACCAACATACAAGTAACCAAACTCTCCGCCGGACGAACCTTCAACTATCTGCTTCACGTGAATGACGGGGTAATGACTTCGGAGAACAACGGAGGAAGCCTCTACTGA
- a CDS encoding transcriptional regulator, with protein sequence MNTESILTHLKKHGQLLDAEIAKGTGIALADVRLSLQELSAQKAISTCSMTVFKDGVPTEGTFCRIAGYMPSAAPGRKPGVKT encoded by the coding sequence ATGAACACCGAATCCATTCTCACTCACCTGAAAAAGCACGGCCAATTGCTCGACGCAGAAATCGCAAAGGGTACAGGGATTGCCTTGGCGGATGTTCGTCTCTCACTGCAGGAATTGTCGGCGCAAAAGGCCATATCCACTTGCAGCATGACCGTTTTCAAGGATGGCGTCCCGACCGAGGGCACGTTCTGCCGGATCGCCGGCTATATGCCATCTGCCGCGCCGGGTCGCAAGCCGGGCGTCAAGACCTAA
- the arfB gene encoding aminoacyl-tRNA hydrolase — protein sequence MAVLVLNENEVEFTAIRAQGAGGQNVNKVSNAVHLRFDIAASTLSDQIKEKLLAMRDQRINSDGVIVIKAQKHRSLERNREDGLVRLRELIASAAFVPILRRPTKPSRNAQRKRIESKVKRGLVKMQRGRVDE from the coding sequence ATGGCCGTCCTTGTTCTGAATGAAAACGAAGTTGAATTTACGGCCATTCGAGCGCAGGGAGCAGGGGGGCAAAACGTCAACAAAGTGTCCAACGCGGTCCATTTGCGTTTCGATATTGCGGCGTCTACGCTGTCGGATCAAATCAAGGAAAAGTTGCTGGCCATGCGTGACCAGAGAATCAACAGCGACGGTGTCATCGTCATCAAGGCGCAAAAGCACCGCAGCCTTGAACGCAATCGGGAAGACGGTCTGGTGCGCCTGCGCGAGCTGATTGCATCAGCTGCTTTTGTTCCGATCTTGCGTCGGCCAACAAAGCCCAGCCGTAACGCTCAGAGAAAACGCATTGAAAGCAAGGTGAAGCGGGGCCTCGTTAAAATGCAGCGTGGCCGGGTTGACGAGTAA
- a CDS encoding anti-sigma factor, whose amino-acid sequence MSPLNITEDDLHAYVDGALTAERRAEVEAYLAEYPADAARARAYQAQNQALKALFNSVLDEELPDNLQALAAQPMLAAVNRKKQPNLKFLLAQRLAAGVLIAVVSGIAGWLAHGQYQSTEHLAQTVPLFRQAAVAHVVYSPDVRRPVEVTGDQEEALVKWLTKRLGTPVKPPKLGALGYEMVGGRLLPGNAGPVAQFMYQDASGQRMTLYVSTEIAGKQETGFRFAREGQINVFYWVDEKFGYALSANIAKGELAKVATAVYDQLDAKK is encoded by the coding sequence ATGAGCCCGCTCAATATCACTGAAGATGACCTGCACGCCTACGTTGATGGCGCATTGACGGCGGAGCGTCGGGCCGAGGTCGAGGCTTATCTCGCCGAATATCCGGCAGACGCTGCCCGCGCTCGCGCCTATCAGGCTCAGAACCAGGCGCTCAAGGCCTTGTTCAATTCGGTGCTTGACGAGGAGCTGCCGGACAATTTGCAGGCTTTGGCGGCTCAGCCGATGCTTGCTGCGGTCAACCGGAAAAAACAGCCGAATTTGAAATTTTTGCTGGCCCAACGGCTGGCCGCTGGTGTGCTCATCGCAGTTGTCAGCGGCATTGCCGGCTGGCTCGCCCATGGCCAATACCAGAGCACCGAGCATCTGGCCCAGACGGTGCCGCTCTTCAGGCAGGCGGCTGTTGCCCATGTGGTTTATAGCCCCGATGTCCGTCGTCCGGTTGAGGTGACTGGCGATCAGGAGGAGGCGCTCGTCAAGTGGCTGACCAAGCGACTGGGGACGCCGGTCAAACCGCCGAAACTCGGGGCGCTTGGCTACGAGATGGTTGGTGGTCGCCTGCTTCCCGGCAACGCAGGCCCAGTTGCCCAGTTCATGTATCAGGACGCCAGTGGCCAGCGCATGACCCTGTATGTCAGCACCGAAATTGCCGGCAAGCAGGAAACCGGCTTCCGCTTTGCCCGCGAAGGCCAGATCAACGTCTTTTACTGGGTTGACGAAAAATTTGGTTATGCCCTGTCGGCCAATATTGCCAAAGGCGAGCTGGCCAAGGTGGCAACGGCAGTCTATGACCAGCTGGACGCCAAAAAGTAA
- a CDS encoding RNA polymerase sigma factor produces the protein MDSRAILAEMPRLRRYARAMLGERAAADDLVQDTLERAWGRFSQWRAGSDLRAWLFSIMHNLRVDQLRRGVLPTHSLDEDACDVPTRATQTDQLEVMDLESALRQLPDDQREVLLLVALEEMSYADIAGTLGIPIGTVMSRLSRGRERLRQIMDGRQIGANLRVVR, from the coding sequence ATGGACAGCCGCGCGATACTCGCCGAAATGCCTCGCCTGCGTCGTTATGCGCGGGCGATGCTGGGTGAACGTGCGGCAGCAGACGATCTCGTGCAGGACACGCTTGAACGCGCTTGGGGTCGGTTTTCGCAATGGCGGGCGGGGAGCGATCTGCGGGCCTGGCTGTTCAGCATCATGCACAACCTGCGCGTTGATCAGCTACGCCGTGGCGTGTTGCCGACGCATTCGCTCGATGAGGATGCCTGCGATGTTCCGACGCGTGCCACCCAAACCGATCAACTTGAAGTGATGGACCTTGAATCTGCTCTTCGCCAACTCCCCGACGACCAGCGCGAAGTGCTGCTGCTCGTCGCACTGGAAGAAATGAGTTACGCCGACATTGCTGGAACGCTGGGAATTCCGATCGGCACCGTCATGTCCCGCCTGTCGCGTGGGCGGGAGCGGCTGCGCCAGATCATGGACGGTCGCCAGATTGGTGCCAACCTGAGGGTCGTGCGATGA